In one window of Frigoriglobus tundricola DNA:
- a CDS encoding fasciclin domain-containing protein gives MMSKLIAAVSFAALALAVTSSVARAEEEKTIAGIVAGSKDHTVLLALVKEAGLVDTLSGKGEWTVFAPTDAAFKKIDEETLKKVKGDKELLKKILLSHAVKGTVLAADVVKLDGKDVETLSGAKFTVHVDGKTVKIGDAKVTATDLKASNGVVHVIDTVLLPK, from the coding sequence ATGATGAGCAAGTTGATTGCCGCCGTGTCGTTCGCCGCCCTCGCGCTCGCGGTCACCTCCTCCGTCGCCCGTGCGGAAGAGGAGAAGACGATCGCCGGTATCGTCGCCGGCTCCAAGGACCACACCGTCCTGCTCGCGCTGGTGAAGGAAGCCGGTCTGGTGGACACGCTGAGTGGCAAGGGCGAGTGGACCGTGTTCGCCCCGACCGACGCCGCGTTCAAGAAGATCGACGAGGAGACGCTGAAGAAAGTGAAAGGCGACAAGGAACTGCTCAAGAAGATCCTGCTGTCCCACGCGGTCAAGGGGACCGTCCTGGCGGCCGACGTGGTGAAGCTCGACGGCAAGGACGTGGAGACGCTGTCGGGTGCCAAGTTCACGGTTCACGTTGACGGCAAGACCGTGAAGATCGGCGACGCGAAGGTGACGGCCACGGACCTCAAGGCCAGCAACGGCGTCGTTCACGTCATCGACACCGTCCTGCTGCCGAAGTAA
- a CDS encoding aldo/keto reductase, protein MQRREFIHAATAGTVPLLGTGLAHTAEPPAAPAPLPRFDPDQETVRGDMRYRKLGKTGVEVSCVGLGGFHMGIPADEADSIKIVRTAIDGGINFMDNSWDYHEGISELRMGKALQDGYRKKVFLMTKIDGRTKAAAAKQIEQSLLRLRTDVIDLVQHHEMLRMEDADRIFGEHGAQEAVEEARKAGKIRFVGFTGHKDPLVHLRTLEVAKEHGFRFDTVQMPLNVFDAHFRSFARTVLPVLVKEQIGALGMKPMASGAILETKVVTAVECLHYALTLPTSVVITGCETVDRVKQALEVAKTFKPLTEDQVAAILKRTEQAAARGKHERFKTAVEFDTTAKHPEYLG, encoded by the coding sequence ATGCAACGCCGCGAATTCATTCACGCCGCCACCGCGGGCACGGTCCCTCTTCTGGGTACCGGACTCGCCCACACCGCCGAACCGCCCGCAGCCCCGGCGCCGCTGCCGCGGTTCGACCCCGATCAGGAGACCGTCCGCGGCGACATGCGGTACCGAAAACTCGGGAAAACGGGCGTCGAGGTGTCGTGTGTCGGCCTGGGCGGGTTCCACATGGGCATCCCCGCCGACGAGGCCGACAGCATCAAGATCGTCCGCACCGCGATCGACGGCGGCATCAACTTCATGGACAACTCCTGGGACTACCACGAGGGGATCAGCGAACTGCGCATGGGCAAGGCCCTGCAAGACGGGTACCGCAAAAAAGTGTTCCTGATGACCAAGATCGACGGCCGCACGAAGGCCGCCGCCGCGAAGCAGATCGAGCAGAGCCTCTTGCGGCTCCGCACGGACGTGATCGACCTCGTCCAGCACCACGAGATGCTGCGCATGGAGGACGCCGACCGCATTTTCGGCGAGCACGGCGCCCAGGAGGCGGTGGAAGAGGCGCGGAAGGCGGGCAAGATCCGGTTCGTCGGCTTCACCGGCCACAAGGACCCGCTCGTTCACCTGCGGACGCTCGAAGTGGCGAAGGAACACGGCTTCCGGTTCGACACGGTGCAGATGCCGCTCAACGTCTTCGACGCGCACTTCCGCAGCTTCGCCCGCACCGTGCTGCCGGTGCTGGTGAAGGAGCAGATCGGCGCGCTGGGCATGAAGCCGATGGCCAGCGGGGCGATCCTCGAAACGAAGGTGGTGACGGCGGTCGAGTGCCTCCACTACGCTCTAACGCTGCCGACTTCGGTCGTCATCACCGGTTGCGAAACGGTGGACCGGGTGAAGCAGGCGCTGGAGGTCGCGAAGACCTTCAAGCCGCTGACCGAGGACCAGGTGGCCGCGATTCTGAAGCGGACGGAACAGGCCGCGGCGCGGGGCAAGCACGAGCGGTTCAAAACCGCCGTGGAGTTCGACACAACGGCCAAGCACCCGGAGTACCTGGGCTGA